Below is a window of Candidatus Nanosynbacter sp. HMT-352 DNA.
GGTTCAATCGTCCTGGGAATCGTGGCTATTCTGCCATTCGTCGCGGAATATCTCACGTACAATTTGACAGGCTTGCAAGGTTTGCGCTTATCAATCGGCGGTACTGGAATCTTGATTGTCGTATCAGTTGCCCTTGAAACTCTGCGACAAGTCAACTCTCGTGCACTGATGGTTACGTATGACGACTTTGACCCAGACGAGCTGCTTGATAGTGACAAAAAGAAGAGTAAGAAGCGTCGTTTGTTTAAGAAAAAATAATTGACATTAAAAATCCCCGCCGAAAAGCGGGGAATTCTTTTTGCGAATGGATTATCGTATTTTGTAATCGTAAGATAAATTGTCGCCAACTTTTTTCTCATTTTGGCAGACTGGCGCAATTTCATTACTAATGTTATTTTCATCAACCATCTTACAACTCGGAATGTTGAACAAATTAAATTGGTTGGTTGGGGAAATCGTTTTCCATCCGCCATCTTTCTTGACTGCAAACATTCGTGCCTCAGAATTGCCGCAACCATAGCCCAGCAACAACTGTTTCTCATCTTGGGAATGGGCAATTACCGTAGTTACGCTGTTGTTATCCTTACAGCCTGATTTTTTAGTTTCTGTCTTCAGGAAATAGCGAATCTCTTGTGTGACTGAATCGTTGCGAATAACTAATTTATCTCCTTCAATTCGGAAGCCTAGAGAACCCAAGTTCACGGATCCACCGTCAACATTTTCGACTGTTTGAAACGTCTTGTCGGAAGTTTGGTTGGCGTGTAATAAAATTACGCCAATAACTATCACGATCAAAGCCGTCACCAGACCGATTAGCACCGCGGTCATTATCTCATTCTTCGATTTTGTAACCTTAAAGTTTGCTGGTTTTTTCTTGCTTGCCATAAAAATCCTTATGTTAAATTTGATAGCTCAATTATAGCACGTAAATTTACAGCGAAACCTCTTGTCAAACCCTGTTTAGTACTGTATAATTGACAACTGTAACTTATGGCGAGTCAAAAGGAAGTCATCAAAATGGTAGGAAAGGTAGTGGAAGCACTGCCTAATACTCAATTTAAGGTGGAACTGGAGAATGGCCATAGTATCATCGCGCATATTTCAGGACGAATGCGTAAGCATTATATTCGTCTGGTGCCTGGTGATAAGGTTGAGGTTGAGATGACCCCTTACGATCTTACAAAGGGACGAATCAGCTTCCGCCTACGTGACGATCGACCTCAGGGTCGGTAGTTATAATATCAACGATAATCTCGGGTTTACTCGGGAAGGGAGATTTAAGCACTTTATGAAAGTTCGTGCAAGTGTGAAAAAAATCGACAAAGATCCCAAAAAAGGTGATAAGGTAGTTCGCCGCAAAGGCCGACTATATATCATCAACAAGAAAAAACCTAAGAATAAGCAAAGGCAGGGTTAAGCATGGCTCGAATTGCTGGGGTAGTTATCCCAACAGAGAAGCAGGTGCAAATTGCGCTCACCTATATTTACGGTATTGGGCCAAAGCACGCTTCGAGCATCCTTGCGGCGGCTAAAATTGAGCCGACCACTCGGGTGAAAGATCTCACCGAGGCTGAAGAAAACAAGATTCGCGAAATTATTGACAGCGAATACACCGTCGAAGGTGATCTCCAGCGCTTGGTGGCAAATAATATTAAGCGCTTGAAGGATATCAACGCCTATCGCGGTCTTCGCCACAAAGCAGGACTGCCAACACGCGGACAGCGGACTCGTACGAATGCACGAACTCGCAAGGGTCGCGCCATCGCCGTGGGCGGTACACAACCAAAAGCAGCAAGTAAGACCTAAAGAAAGGACTAAGAAATGGCAGACGCAAAATCTACCAAGAAGAAGCAGCGCCGATCAGTCCCAGCTGGTCAGCTGCACATTCAGGCAACATTTAACAATACTATCGTTACTTTTTCCGACAAGAAAGGTAACGTACTAACCGCTTCATCAGCTGGTGCATGTGGTTTCCGTGGAAGCAAAAAAGGTACAGCCTATGCTTCACAGGTTGCTGCTGAAAAAGCTGCTGAAGCTGCGAAAACTCAATACGGCTTGAAATCTGTTGACGTTTTCGTGAAAGGTGTCGGCTTGGGTCGTGACGCCGCTATTCGTGCGGTCAGCGCATTCGACATCTCAGTAGAAAGCATTAAGGACGTAACTGGCGTGCCTCACGGTGGTGTTCGTCCACGAAAGGCACGGAGGGCATAATTATGGCACGAGATAATTCACCAATTGTCAAGCAAAGCCGCCGCGAAGGTTATGCGCTTCATCCAAAAGCACATAAAATTTTGGCGAAAAAATCTGGCATTCCAGGTCAACACGCGCATGGTCGTCAGAATAAGCCAAGTCTATACGCTACACAGCTTCGTGAAAAGCAGAAGGTTCGTCGCTTGTACGGTCTAGTTGAGAAGCAGTTTGCTCGCTTGATGAAAGAAGCAACACGCGCTCAAGAAGGCTTGGCGGGCGAAAACTTGTTGAAGCTATTAGAGCGCCGTTTGGATAACGTTGTTTACCGTTCTGGATTTGCCGTATCACGTCGCGCAGCTCGTCAACTAGTTAGCCACGGACATTTTGAATTGAACGGCCGACGCGTCGATATTCCATCGATTCGTGTTAAAGCTGGCGATGTCATCACGGTTCGTCCAAAGAGTACCAAGTCAGAGTACTTTACGCGAATTGACGATGTAATCAACAATTCAGTCCAAGGTCCACTAAGCTGGCTAAAAGCTGATAGCAAGAAGCTGAAGATTGAAGTAACTGGTTTGCCAAAGCGCGAGGAAGCAGAAGCTGACATCAACGAGCAATTAATTGTTGAGTATTACTCACGATAAAAGAAGGGTTAGGGAAGAATTATGGCAAAAGCAATTTACAATCCAGCACTCGCGAGCGTTGATGACATTTCAGCAACCAGCGCTACTTTTCTAATCGAGCCACTTCACCCAGGCTACGGTAATACTCTTGGTAACTCATTGCGACGCGTTCTATTGTCAAGCGTTCGCGGTGGCGCGGTTGTAGCTTTCAGAATTGAGGGCGCAACTCACGAGTTTACTACTGTTGAAGGCATCAAAGAAGATGTTGTCGACATTATGTTGAACTTGAAAAACGTTCACCTACGCGTATTTACCGACGATCCAGTTGAACTGCGCATTGAGAAATCTGGCGCTGGCGAAGTAACTGCCGCTGATATTAAAACTAATGCTGATGTTGAAGTTGTTAACCCAGAGCAAGTAATTGCTACAATCGACGACCCAAACAAGCATTTGGTTATGGATTTGGTAGTTGAGGCAGGTTGCGGTTATCAGACAATTGAAGAGTCAAGCGAAAAGCGTTTGCACAGCGACATGATTGCTATTGATGCAATGTACTCACCAGTTCTACGCGTTCGCTACAAAGTCGACTCAACTCGTGTTGGCCAGGAGACAAACTTGGACAAATTGGCAATCACTGTTGAAACTAACGGCACAATCACACCTCGTGAGGCGTTCGAAGAAGCAGCAGCGATTCTTGTTAACCAATACACAGCTTTGGCTGGCAACACGATGGTAACTGGCGCACCAGCACTTGGCGCAGCTAAGGAAGACGAAGAGTCAGAGCTAGCAATGCCAATTGAAGAATTAAACTTAAGCGCCCGCACGACGAACGCGCTAATTAACAATGAAATCCGCACTATTCGCGATTTGGTAACTTTGACTGAGCAAGATTTGCGAGAATTGAAAGGTTTCGGTTCAAAGGCACTAGACGAAGTACGTGACAAGATGGCGGAGTTGGAGTTTTAACTATGCATAGACACGGATATCAAGGGCGCAAGTTCGGCCGCGAGCGTGATCAGCGACGAGCCCTACTCAAAGGTCTGGCTACCAGCTTGGTTGAGTACGGAAAAATCGAGACCACCTTGCCAAAGGCTAAGGAACTAAAGCGTCACATTGAAAAAATCATCACCAAGGCTAAAAAGGGCGACCTGGCTAGCCGACGTCAGGTGATTGCAGCATTAAGCACACGCGCTGCTGCTTACAAACTAGTTGATGAAATCGCGCCACAGCTAAGTGGTCGAACCAGCGGACACGTTCGCGTTGAGCGAACACGTTTGCGAGTCGGCGACGGCGCTCAAATGGCGATCATCGAGTTTGTTGACGATATTAAACCAATGCCAAAGGAAGGAAAATAAGATGAAAACTTATTCACAAAAACCATCTGAAGTTTCTCGCCGTTGGGTATTGTTTGACGCTAGCGAATTACCACTTGGACGTTTGGCTACAGAAATTGCCAAGCATTTGACTGGTAAATACAAGCCAACTTACACTCCTCACATTGACGGTGGCGACTATGTAGTTGTTATCAATGCTGCGCAGACAGTTGTTACTGGATACAAGGAAACTGATAAGTATTACTATCGCCACAGTGGTTTTCCAGGTGGAATTAAGGAAACGCAATTCAAAGAAATGCGCGAACGCCACCCAGAGCGAATTATTGAAGAAGCTGTTAAAGGTATGTTGCCAAAGAACAAATTGCAAGCAGAGCGCCTAAAGCGCCTACGCATTTTTGCCGGCAGCGACCACGCTCACACAGCACAAACACCAGAGAAAGTTGAGGTAAAGTAATATGGCTGATACTTATTTCTACGGCTTAGGTCGACGCAAAAGCGCTTCAGCAAGCGTTCGCCTACTTCCTGGCAAAGGCACCATTACAATCAATGGCAAGCCTGCTGCTGAGTACCTGGACGGCAACAAAACCTTACTAGCAGAAGTAACCGACCCACTTGCAATTGTCAGCAAGCAAAAAGAATTCGACGTTACTATCCTAGTTAAAGGTGGTGGTCTGGCTGGTCAAGTTGACGCTATCAAGCTTGGTATCGCAAAAGCTTTGACAGCTGCTCACGCTGACCTGCGTCCAGTTCTGAAGAAGGCTGAGCTATTGAAACGTGACCCACGCGAGAAAGAGCGCAAGAAGTACGGTCTTCGTTCTGCTCGTAAACGCGAACAATTCTCTAAGCGTTAGTACAGAAAAGGCTATCACAAAATACTCCGTTTCATATGCAGGCGGAGTATTTTCATAGTATACTAAAAATATGTTGGACAAGATTATCCATCGCTGGTTGCGGATTCCATATGCATTGAACGTGCATTATTTTTCTCGTCCAGAAAAACCGAAAGCGACGATTTTACTTATTCATGGATTAGGCGCATCCTGGAAAACATGGATGCCGCTGGAGCCATATTTGCCGAAGGACACGCGAGTTATAGCAATTGACATGCTGGGATTTGGCAATTCGCCCAAGCCTGATTGGAAGTCCTGCAACGCCCACGACCAAGCCGCAAGCATCGTCGCTACTTTGCGTAGGGAATTCATAAATCACGTCGATATCGTCATCGGCCATTCTATGGGCTCGCTGGCTGCCGTAGAACTCGCCAAGCAATATCCGAAGTTAAGCAAGTCGCTGATTTTGTGTAGTCCGCCGATATATTATCCGAGGGTTGACGAAAAAATTCATCATCCAGAGAAAATTTTGCGTGCGCTTTATGAGTTTTTCAATAGTCATCCGCGCAGTTCGAAACGCTTTTTGCAATTCGCTGATCGGCACAATATTTGGCCTGACGCTGGATTTAAGGCTGATGAGGTTACCTCCGAGTCGTTTTTAATCGCCCTTAACACTGCGATTATCAATCAGACGACAATGAATGACATCACTAAGCTCACTCTTCCGATTGCTATTTTGTCTGGAAAACTTGACCCACTGATTGTTGAGAGAAACCTGAAGAAATTAGCAAAAGATCATAACAATATCACTCATACGTCAATGACAACTCAGCGGCACGAAATAACTGATAAATATGCGAAGAAGCTGTCGGAAATTATGAAAGATTATTTGGCGGGAAAATATTCGCCAAAAGCGAGTCGTCTCATAGCAAAGTCCAAACGAGGAAGTTTATGATTGAAATCGAGTCCAAATTTAAGATATCGGGCGACATGACACGCGACGAACTTATCGCCATCCTTAAAGGTCAATTCATCACGTCAATATCAAGCAAGCGCCAAATTGACACGGTGTTTTTATTACCCGAGCAAGTTGACGTGCCAATTACGCCTGGCTCAAAAATTATGCGAGTACGCGATGTTCTTAATCCGGAAACTGGTGAGTTGCGACGAAGCCTGATGACGCTGAAGGTCGAGGGGCAGGCAAAGCTAGCGTCTGATGAATATGAATTTGCAGTTGACGACGAAAATGCAGCGCGCCAAATGCTCACGGCATTAGGCTGGCAAGAAGTTGTCACGGTTGATAAAGTCCGCCTTGAGTCAAAGACTGAAGACTATACGATTTGTATCGACGAAGTTGCTGGATTGGGGTTATTTATTGAACTGGAGATTTTGACCGAAGACAGTACTGACGTAAAAAACATTCAGCAGCAAATGCGCAATTTTCTGAAAAACCTGGATATCGACGGCAAATTATGGAAAATTCCGTACGACACAAGCATTAGAAATCTGCAAAATAGCGTTAGTTAGCGTATACTTATCAATATGAAACAAGAAAATAGCCCAATTTATTTTATCACTTCCAATCACAGCAAATTCACCAGTCTTCAAGAACTCCTTCAGCCGCTTGGTGTTGATTTAAGGCAGCTCGATTATGATTTTGACGAGGGGCGCGGACTAGATATTCAAACGATTGCCAAAAGCAAATTATCTCAAGCCAAGAAAGCGTTTCCGAACAAGCGCCTGGTCGTTGATGACCGCGGTTTTTTCATTCCGGCACTGAAAGGTTTTCCGGGGCCGTTTGTTAAATTGCTACTGAATAGCTTTAGTTATCCCGGTATTATCAAGTTGATGAAAGACGAGGCTGATCGTCGAGCTATTTTTTCTTTTGCGGTTGGCTATTTTGACGGCGAAAAAGACCATATTTTCGTAGCCAACGAAGAGGGATTTATCACCGACGAGCCACGCGGTAATAATCTCCATGGCTGGACGGAATTACTGTATATTTATGGACATCCGAGCTTTCCTGACCGTAGTTTGGCAGAACTGAACGACGAAGAATGGCAGGAATATCTGACGATAATTGAGAAAGTTGACGGGCTCGCGATGTTGAGGGATTATTTAATAGATGCATGAAAGCTGATAATAACCATGTCCAACAGGCTATCATTGCTCGTGAAATCATTGATCTCTACCAAGATTCGCAAGACAAAATCGGGACGGCTGTGTCGCTTGATACATTGTGCTTTGCAATGGCGAGATTGACTGACTGTGATAAAGTTGACTATCCAGCAATTGACTGGGATGATTTAGCAAGTAACTTTGATGGCATAGCAACATCCCAAAGTGATGTATCAGCTATACGAAAGATAGAAAATGATATAGCGTCTACATATAAAAAATCTTTAAAGATTATAAAGCAACAACTATCATCCCATTACTTAACGATCGAATAATGTTATAATATATCTAATGAAACCATCAAAACCCGTCATCCTCACTGGCGTGCGCGCCAACAACAACATCCACATAGGTAATTACTTTGGGGCTATTTTGCCAATTATCAACATGGCGAAGCGCCGCTCGGACGAATATGACATCAATCTATTCATCCCAGACCTTCACAGTTTTACGACGCCAATTGACCACAGCAAATTGTATGGCAGCATCCTGAACAACGCGCGAGTTTATACCGCCGCTGGATTGCCGCTGGACAATTCTTCTATTCATCTTTACCGCCAAAGTCGTATTTCGGCGCACAGCGAATTGGCGTGGATTCTGGACTGCTTCACTGGATTCGGCGAGATGAGCCGAATGACACAGTTTAAGGACAAAGGAAGTAAAGGCGACGCTTCCGTTGGGCTATTCAACTATCCCGTTCTGATGGCTGCCGACATTCTACTTTACGGCGCGACTTACGTGCCAGTTGGCGACGATCAGACCCAGCATTTGGAGTTCACTCGTGATATTGCCGAGCGAATGAATCGTAAATTTGGTGATCTATTTATCGTGCCGAAGCCCGTAATTCAGCAACATCAATTCTTCGGAAAAGATCAAGGATTGAGGATTAAAGACCTCGTGAA
It encodes the following:
- the infA gene encoding translation initiation factor IF-1; translation: MASQKEVIKMVGKVVEALPNTQFKVELENGHSIIAHISGRMRKHYIRLVPGDKVEVEMTPYDLTKGRISFRLRDDRPQGR
- the rpsM gene encoding 30S ribosomal protein S13, which produces MARIAGVVIPTEKQVQIALTYIYGIGPKHASSILAAAKIEPTTRVKDLTEAEENKIREIIDSEYTVEGDLQRLVANNIKRLKDINAYRGLRHKAGLPTRGQRTRTNARTRKGRAIAVGGTQPKAASKT
- the rplQ gene encoding 50S ribosomal protein L17, with the protein product MHRHGYQGRKFGRERDQRRALLKGLATSLVEYGKIETTLPKAKELKRHIEKIITKAKKGDLASRRQVIAALSTRAAAYKLVDEIAPQLSGRTSGHVRVERTRLRVGDGAQMAIIEFVDDIKPMPKEGK
- a CDS encoding alpha/beta fold hydrolase; protein product: MLDKIIHRWLRIPYALNVHYFSRPEKPKATILLIHGLGASWKTWMPLEPYLPKDTRVIAIDMLGFGNSPKPDWKSCNAHDQAASIVATLRREFINHVDIVIGHSMGSLAAVELAKQYPKLSKSLILCSPPIYYPRVDEKIHHPEKILRALYEFFNSHPRSSKRFLQFADRHNIWPDAGFKADEVTSESFLIALNTAIINQTTMNDITKLTLPIAILSGKLDPLIVERNLKKLAKDHNNITHTSMTTQRHEITDKYAKKLSEIMKDYLAGKYSPKASRLIAKSKRGSL
- the rpmJ gene encoding 50S ribosomal protein L36, giving the protein MKVRASVKKIDKDPKKGDKVVRRKGRLYIINKKKPKNKQRQG
- the cyaB gene encoding class IV adenylate cyclase, translating into MIEIESKFKISGDMTRDELIAILKGQFITSISSKRQIDTVFLLPEQVDVPITPGSKIMRVRDVLNPETGELRRSLMTLKVEGQAKLASDEYEFAVDDENAARQMLTALGWQEVVTVDKVRLESKTEDYTICIDEVAGLGLFIELEILTEDSTDVKNIQQQMRNFLKNLDIDGKLWKIPYDTSIRNLQNSVS
- a CDS encoding DNA-directed RNA polymerase subunit alpha, with translation MAKAIYNPALASVDDISATSATFLIEPLHPGYGNTLGNSLRRVLLSSVRGGAVVAFRIEGATHEFTTVEGIKEDVVDIMLNLKNVHLRVFTDDPVELRIEKSGAGEVTAADIKTNADVEVVNPEQVIATIDDPNKHLVMDLVVEAGCGYQTIEESSEKRLHSDMIAIDAMYSPVLRVRYKVDSTRVGQETNLDKLAITVETNGTITPREAFEEAAAILVNQYTALAGNTMVTGAPALGAAKEDEESELAMPIEELNLSARTTNALINNEIRTIRDLVTLTEQDLRELKGFGSKALDEVRDKMAELEF
- the trpS gene encoding tryptophan--tRNA ligase gives rise to the protein MKPSKPVILTGVRANNNIHIGNYFGAILPIINMAKRRSDEYDINLFIPDLHSFTTPIDHSKLYGSILNNARVYTAAGLPLDNSSIHLYRQSRISAHSELAWILDCFTGFGEMSRMTQFKDKGSKGDASVGLFNYPVLMAADILLYGATYVPVGDDQTQHLEFTRDIAERMNRKFGDLFIVPKPVIQQHQFFGKDQGLRIKDLVNPAKKMSKSDESSKGIIFLSDDPKSAHKKIMSATTDSIGKVQYDKENQPGISNLLEILTLVRQDAGREVTLEQTANEYFGMDRYGDFKRIVADEVADFLENFQNRLAAVDEQAIEEKLASSEKDMNVVANETLYRVQKAVGLRK
- the rplM gene encoding 50S ribosomal protein L13 — encoded protein: MKTYSQKPSEVSRRWVLFDASELPLGRLATEIAKHLTGKYKPTYTPHIDGGDYVVVINAAQTVVTGYKETDKYYYRHSGFPGGIKETQFKEMRERHPERIIEEAVKGMLPKNKLQAERLKRLRIFAGSDHAHTAQTPEKVEVK
- the rpsI gene encoding 30S ribosomal protein S9 translates to MADTYFYGLGRRKSASASVRLLPGKGTITINGKPAAEYLDGNKTLLAEVTDPLAIVSKQKEFDVTILVKGGGLAGQVDAIKLGIAKALTAAHADLRPVLKKAELLKRDPREKERKKYGLRSARKREQFSKR
- a CDS encoding non-canonical purine NTP pyrophosphatase gives rise to the protein MKQENSPIYFITSNHSKFTSLQELLQPLGVDLRQLDYDFDEGRGLDIQTIAKSKLSQAKKAFPNKRLVVDDRGFFIPALKGFPGPFVKLLLNSFSYPGIIKLMKDEADRRAIFSFAVGYFDGEKDHIFVANEEGFITDEPRGNNLHGWTELLYIYGHPSFPDRSLAELNDEEWQEYLTIIEKVDGLAMLRDYLIDA
- the rpsK gene encoding 30S ribosomal protein S11, which translates into the protein MADAKSTKKKQRRSVPAGQLHIQATFNNTIVTFSDKKGNVLTASSAGACGFRGSKKGTAYASQVAAEKAAEAAKTQYGLKSVDVFVKGVGLGRDAAIRAVSAFDISVESIKDVTGVPHGGVRPRKARRA
- the rpsD gene encoding 30S ribosomal protein S4: MARDNSPIVKQSRREGYALHPKAHKILAKKSGIPGQHAHGRQNKPSLYATQLREKQKVRRLYGLVEKQFARLMKEATRAQEGLAGENLLKLLERRLDNVVYRSGFAVSRRAARQLVSHGHFELNGRRVDIPSIRVKAGDVITVRPKSTKSEYFTRIDDVINNSVQGPLSWLKADSKKLKIEVTGLPKREEAEADINEQLIVEYYSR